The Stomatobaculum sp. F0698 genomic sequence CGAGGATGTGAAGGAGCCGTTCCGCCTGGAAGTGCTCCGCTATCTGAATGAGAAGTACGGCATTACCGAGCGCGATTTCGCGAGAGCGGAGATTGAGTTTGTGCCGGCTGCGAAGCCGCGCGACATCGGCCTTGACCGCTCGCTGGTCGGCGGCTACGGCCAGGACGACAGAGTCTGCGCGTATGCGGCGCTCATGGCGCAGCTTGCGACCGAGAATCCGGAGTACACAACGGTCACGATACTCACCGACAAGGAAGAAATCGGATCGAACGGCAACACCGGCTCCGAGTCGAACTTCCTCTATGATTACATCGGCTACCTCGCACAGGCGGAGGGTGTGGATCTCAAGGATGTGCTCGCGCATTCGGCTTGCCTCTCGGCGGATGTGAACGGCGCTTACGACCCGACCTTTGCGGATGCGTTCGAGGCGAAGAACTCGAGCTACTTAAATCGCGGCGTGGTGCTCACGAAGTACACCGGTTCCGGCGGTAAGTTCGGCGCAAGCGATGCGAGCGCGGAATTCATGGCAAAAGTGATTGATATCATGGATGCGAACGGGGTATACTGGCAAATCGGAGAGCTCGGTAAGCTGGACCTCGGCGGCGGCGGCACAATCGCGGGCGATGTGGCGCGCCTCAATGTCGATGTCGTGGACCTCGGTGTCGCGGTGCTCTCGATGCACTCGCCCTTTGAGGTGACGAGCAAGTTGGATATTTACAATATGTACCTCGCATTCAAGGCGTTCTATCCGGAAGTCTAAGCGCCGCCCCGCGGGGGAAGAATCAGAAAAAGGAGTTATGAGAATGAGATTTTCACCGAAAAAGCTGCTGCTGATGACCGGCCTTGCAGCGATGGCACTTTCCTTCGCCGCTTGCGGCAAGAAGGAGGCAAAGACTGCGAGCGATGCGAGCAAGAGCACGGTAGCGGAATCTGCGGATTCCAATCTTCCGAAGGAGCCGAAGAGCTACGGAAGCGTAAAACTCGGCAAGTACGAGGGAGTCGAGATCACGACCCATGAAGTCAGCGTGAGCGACGAAGAGGTCGAGAGCTACATTCAGAACATGCTCGAGAACAGCCAGAATCTCACCGAGGTGGATCGTCCGGCGGCGGAAGGAGATGTTCTCAACATCGACTACGAGGGCAAGAAGGACGGCGTTGCGTTTGACGGCGGCACGGCACAAGGCCAGAATCTGGAGCTCGGCAGCCACAGCTTTATCGACGGCTTTGAAGAGGGCCTGATCGGCGCGACGAAGGGCGAGAAGAGAACCTTAAACCTCACCTTCCCGGCGGACTATCACGCAGCGGAACTCGCGGGCCAGTCGGTCACCTTCGATGTCACGGTGAACTCGGTTCAGGAGAAGACGCAGCCCGAATTGACGGATGAGTGGGTTGCAAAGACCACGAACAACGCACAGACGACGGTCGATGCATACCGTGCGGAAATCAAGAGCCAGCTGCTTGCGCAGAAGGAGAAGAACGAGCGCAACCAGGAGCTCACCGCAGGTCTGGATGCCGTCATGAACAGCTCGACTTTCGAAGTCAACGATGAGGCGAAGGCTTATGAGGCGGCGGTACAGAAGGAGCGCATGAACAAGCAGCTCTCGCAGTACGGTCTCACGCTTGAGAGCTACCTGCAGATGACTTCGATGACGCAGGAGAGCTACGACCAGCAGATGCTTGAGGCGGGCGAGAATGTCGCGAAGGTCAAGCTCATGGTCGATGAGATTGCGAAGAAGGAAAAGCTCAAGTTAGACGACGCGGCTTACAAGGCGCTTGAGGACAGCTACGGCTATTCGAAGGATATGCTGGTCTCGATTCTCGGTCAGGAGCAGGTGGATCTGCAGGCAAGAGAACTCCAGGTCGCAAACTTCATCCTCGACAAGGCAAACAAGGTGCAGGCGAGCGAGACCGAGACGAGCGCGTCGGCAGAGGCCGGTGCCGAGACTGCGGCAGCGGAATCCGGTGCGGAGAGCGCAGCGGCAGAGGCAGGTGCGGAGAGCGGCGCAGCCGAGGAAAGCACCGCACAGCCGTAAGCGATTGCATGAATCAAAAATTATTTTTCTTCGATGTCGACGGCACTTTGGTCGATGACAAGAGCAAGGAGATCCCGCAGAGCGCGGTGACCGCAATTCGGTCGCTGCGCGAGGCGGGACATCTTGTATATTTGAATTCCGGGCGGACGCTCTGTCTCCTTGAGTACGAGATGGAGCGTTTCGGCATTTCCTGCGCCGTTTGCGGCTGCGGGACCGAGATCATTGCGGACGGCAATGTGCTTCTGGAACAGCGCATCCCCCATGAACGCGGCGTGGAACTCCGTGAACTGCTGCGGGAACTTAAACTGGATGCAATTCTGGAGGCGCAGGAGGCAATTTATTTCTCCGACCGTCCGTTTGAAAATGAGGCGCTCATGGAAAAGCTGCTCAAGTATGTGAGCGGTTTTGCGGAGACAGAGGTCAATGCACTCGAGGACAGGTCCTTTCTGTTTGAAAAGTTCTGCGTACAGACGACGCCGGGCGGCAAACGGGATCCCCGCATCGAGACACTGATCCGTGCGACACCGGACTTTGAGGGCATAGCGCGCGGCAGAGGCTTCTATGAGTTTGTGCCGAAGGGCTATACCAAGGGAAAAGCCGTGAATCTTCTGATGGAGCGCTTTTCGATTGCGCCGGAGGATTGCTATGTGTTCGGCGACAGTGTGAATGATCTCACGATGTTTCAGAGTAAGGCCGCGCATCGCATTGCGATGGGCGAACACGACAGAGAATTGGAAGCGTACGCGAGTTATATTACGGACAACGTCGGTGCAGACGGCGTTGCCAAGGCACTCCGTGCACTTCAGGTATTGGAGAGGTAATCTATGCTGCTTCGCGATATCATTGCGGATGTCCGCGCAACCCAAGAGAGAGACCCGGCCGCGCGCAGTTTTTTTGAGGTACTGTTTCTGTACCAGGGCGTGCATGCGCTGATTGCATACCGCATTGCGCATTGGTTCTGGAAGCGCAAGCACTATTTCATTGCGCGCTTCATCTCCCAGCTGTCGCGTTTTATGACGCTGATTGAAATTCATCCGGGGGCTAAGCTCGGCAAGGGCATCCTGATAGACCACGGAACCGGCGTTGTGATCGGCGAGACGGCGGAGGTCGGCGATAACTGCACCATATACCAGGGCGTTACCCTGGGCGGTGTGGGAACCAAGAAGGGCAAGCGCCACCCGACCATAGGAAACAATGTGACCATAGGCGCGGGCGCAAAGATACTGGGCTCCTTTGAGGTGGGCGATAACTGCAAGATCGCGGCGAACGCCGTGCTTTTAAAGCCCTTGCAGGCGGATTCCACGGCGGCCGGTATTCCGGCCCGCCCGGTGCGCGTTGGCGGAAAGTCGGTGAAAAAGACCGCGCATGCCTACAGCGCGGATCTCGGAGAATTGCAGGAGAAGGTCGAGACTCTGCAACAGCAGGTCGACGAACTGCAGCGGGAACTGGCGGAGAACAAGGATGAGAGCGAAAAGCGAGGTGCCTGAGGGCGCAGGGAGCGCTGCGGAGGGGGAGGAGACAGCTTATGTCTACCTCCTCCTTTGCGGTGACGGGAGTTATTACTGCGGTTATACCGTGGATATGGAGCGCCGCCTGGCCGCTCACAGAAGCGGAAAAGGCGCGAAGTATACGCGGGCGCGAGGCCCGCTGCGTCTGGTGTATCTGGAGCGACTTGCGAGCAGGGGAGAGGCCCTGCGGCGGGAGGCGGCCATTAAGAAGCTGAGTCGTGCCGCCAAGGAAGCGCTGCTGACAGAGCCTTGTAATCTCGTTAAGGGAGGAGAAGATGGAAATCATCTATGAAGATGCCGAAGTGCTGGTCGCGGTAAAGCCCGCCGGTGTGGAGAGCGAAGAGGCGCGCGGCTTGGCGCCCGATATGGTGAATCTGGTGCGAAAGCATCTTGCGGGGACTGAAAAGGGCATGCCCTATGTGGGGCTCATACGCCGCCTCGATAAGCCTGTCGCAGGGCTCATGCTCTTCGGGAAGACCCCCGCTGCGGCCGCGGCGCTCTCGAAAGAGCTGCAGGCACAAAAGACGGAGAAGCGCTACCGCGCGCTGATACTCGGTAAGCCGGCGGAAAAGAGCGGAAGCTTTACGGACTGGATTTTGCAGGACAAGAAGGAAAATATAAGTCGCGTCGTGCCGAAGGGAAGCGCGGGCGCCAAGGAAGCAAGACTTAACTACCGCGTGCTCCGCAGCAAGTTTATCGGAGGGAAGCAGGTCACGGAGGTGGAGGCGGAACTTCTGACCGGGCGGCGTCACCAGATACGCCTGCAGTTTGCCGCGCGCAATTTGCCGATACTCGGAGATTTGAAGTACGGCGTGAGCTTCCCGGAGCAGGAGAGTCTCTTTTCCTACGGCGGGCTCTGCCTTGCGGCGACCACGCTTGGCTTTACACATCCAAAGACCCGGAAAAGACTTTGCTTTCACTGGGAACCGGCGTTCAAATTAGCCCCTTGAAAAAGCCCCCTTCTTTGAGTATTATGATGGTATAAAGTTAAATAAGAAAAACATAAGTGTCGCAAGCGCAGTGAAACCCTCCCGCAGTGCGGGATTGACGATAGAGTATGGCAGGAGGAAGCATATGCACAGAAGAGAAAAAGATGGTTTACGGAGATTCCTTCTGGAGTTAAAGGAAGAGCGACTTGCGGTTGCGGAAGCGGCACACAACGGTGCGATGTGCGATATCGGACACATCAAAGAGCTGCGCGAGGTCTTAAAGCAGATTAAGGATGTCGGCGAGCACAAGTTTGAGGAATGCCCGGAGTCGGAACGCTATCTCAATGCGGCGGATCACACCGAAGAGGAACTCGCGGTCATGGAGGACTCGGTGGACCTGCTCGACGAGGCGAGTCATCTCGCGGCAGCGGGACAGGGAAACGAAAATCTTTTTGAAATCAATGAGCTTCTCATGGAGGTCACGGAGAACCTCTGGGGCCTGCTCTAAACTTTGGTTTTTCTTGACAATCAAGGACACTGCACTTATGATATTCCCGTAAGAGGGAGTAGCCGGCAGTGCAGAGCACGGCGACCGGAGGCGACATACCCGACGCGAGAGCGTCCGAATCCGGCTAGGCAAAGACCGATGGCAAGACTCTTACCACAGAACAAAGCTGTGGTAAGAGTCTTTTTTTATTGGCTCTGCGGCACAGCGAGAACAGGAAAAGGAGAAGAAAAGATGGATTTTTTACTGGAAGGCATTCGGGCTGTCACCTGGCAGCAGGGCGTCATGTATGCGGTCGGCATCATCCTCATCTGGCTTGCGATCAACAAGGAGTATGAGCCCTCGCTCTTATTGCCCATGGGCTTCGGCGCAATTATGGTAAACCTGCCGATGAGCGGCGTTTTGGATCAGCTTGTGCAGGGCAAGGTCCCCGCGGCGGGTATCATCGAATGGCTCTATAAGGTCGGCATTGAGTCCTCGGAGATGATGCCGCTCTTACTGTTCATCGGCATCGGCGCGATGATTGACTTCGGGCCGCTCTTAAGCCAGCCCTTCTATTTTCTCTTCGGTGCGGCAGCGCAGTTCGGCATTTTTGCGGTCATCTTTGCGGCAACGCTCCTCGGCTTTGATTTGAAGGATGCGGCTTCGATCGGCATCATCGGTGCGGCGGACGGCCCCACCTCGATTCTGGTCTCCCAGGTTCTGAACTCTTCGTACATCGGTCCGATTGCGGTTGCGGCTTACTCCTACATGGCGCTGGTTCCGATTATCCAGCCCTTTGCGATCAAGCTGGTCACCACGAAAAAAGAGCGTCAGATCCGCATGAGCTATAACGCGAAGGCAATTCCGAAGTCCACGCGCATTGCCTTCCCGATTGCGGTCACCATGATTGTCGGTTTCATCTCCCCGCAGTCGGTTGCTCTGGTCGGTTTTCTGATGTTCGGTAACCTGCTCCGCGAGTGCGGCGTGCTCAACACGCTCAGCCAGACCGCACAGGATCAGCTGGTCAATCTGATTACGCTGCTCCTCGGCATCACGATTTCCTTCAGCATGCAGGCGGAGCAGTTTGTGAACCTGCAGACACTCATGATACTCGGCCTTGGCCTTGTTGCCTTCGTCTTTGACACCATGGCGGGCGTGCTCTTCGCAAAGCTTGTCAATGTGGTGCTCGCAATCATGAAGAAGCCCCTCATCAACCCGATGATCGGCGGCTGCGGTATCTCGGCCTTCCCGATGTCCTCCCGTGTCGTGCAGAAGCTCGCGAACGAGGAGAGCAAGGGCAATATCATTCTGATGCAGGCAGCCGGCACCAATGTCGCGGGCCAGGTGGCTTCGGTCATCGCGGGCGGCCTCGTGATCAGCATTGTGTCCCGTTATCTCTAAAGAGAAGAGAGGAGAAAGAGATGAATACAGCGGAAATCGCACTCGAAATTATGGGCAAGGGCATGGGCGGTCTCTTTGTCGCGGCAACGGTCATGATGCTCGCGGTGGCCCTTTTGCAGCGCATCACGAAGCGCTGAACTTCGACTGAAAAGCTATCAACTCAAGTTATAGCACCGTATAAAAATTGTCTGCTGCCGGAACAATTGACAGCGCGCTGAGAATCCCCTATAATCCGAACATACCTACTGAGTTTGAGGGAAGAAACAGAGAAAAGAAGCCCTCGTTAAAAGAAAGAGAAAGCCCGAGTGGTTCGGGTTCACGGAGGAATAAAAATGAGCGAGCAGAGAAAATACCGGTTTGAGACCCTTCAGTTGCATGTCGGCCAGGAGAACCCGGATCCGGCAACCGATGCGAGAGCCGTCCCGATTTACCAGACGACCTCCTATGTGTTCCGCAATGCGCAGCATGCGGCGGACCGTTTCGGTCTGAGAGATGCCGGCAACATCTACGGCAGACTCACGAACTCCACCCAGGATGTGTTTGAGAAGAGAATCGCAGCGCTTGAGGGCGGTTCCGCGGCACTTGCGGTCGCATCCGGTGCGGCGGCAATCACCTACACCTTCCAGGCACTCGCACAGGCGGGCGATCACATTGTCGCACAGAAGACCATCTACGGCGGCACCTACAACCTGCTCGCGCACACGCTGAAGCAGTTCGGCGTCGAGACCACCTTTGTCGACGCACACAATCTTGCGGAGCTTGAGGGCGCAATTCGCCCGAACACCAAGGCGGTCTACATTGAGACCCTCGGCAACCCGAACTCCGATATCCCGGACATCGACGCGATTGCGGAAATCGCACACAAGCACGGCCTTCCGCTCGTTGCCGATAACACCTTCGGCACGCCCTATCTGATCCGTCCGTTTGAGCACGGCGCCGACATTGTGGTTCACTCCGCAACGAAGTTCATCGGCGGTCACGGCACCACGCTCGGCGGCATCATTGTGGACGGCGGCAGCTACGACTGGAAGAAGAGCGGCAAGTTCCCGAACATCGCGGATCCGAACCCGAGCTACCACGGCGCATCCTTTGCGGATGTCGCAGGCCCGGCGGCTTTCGTGACCTACATTCGCGCAATCCTGCTCCGCGATGAGGGCGGCGCAATCTCCCCGTTCAACGCTTTCCTGCTCCTGCAGGGCACCGAGACCCTGTCTCTCCGCGTGGAGCGCCATGTCGAGAACGCGCTGAAGGTCGTTGAGTTCCTGAAGAAGCACCCGCAGGTTGAGAAGGTGAACCACCCGTCCCTCGCAGATCACCCGGACCACGCGCTCTATCAGAAGTATTTCCCGAACGGCGGCTCGTCCATCTTCACCTTCAACATCAAGGGCGGACAGAAGGAGGCCTTTGCCTTCATCGATAACCTGAAGATCTTCTCCCTGCTCGCAAACGTCGCGGACGCAAAGAGCCTGGTGATTCACCCGGCGACCACGACCCACTCGCAGCTGAATGAGGCTGAGCTCGCAGATCAGGGCATTCAGCAGAACACGATTCGTCTCTCGATCGGTATCGAGAACATCGACGATATCCTCGCAGACCTCGAGGCAGGCTTTGCGGCGGCGAAGTAAAACAGATTTCGGATATATCCTCCTACCCCCTCAAAAGGGCGCCGGTAATCCCCGGCGCCCTTTTTTTGAATCTGAATCAGGCAATGCAGAGTGATAGGAGAAAAGAGTCGGTAGAAAGCCTCGCAACGCGAGCAGAATCAAGTCCGTCTTCCTGCAAGCGGCATGTCTGTGCCTCTGCTTCTTAGTTTTCTTCGGTGACATGAACCTTTGCCCACTCTCCGGTGGACGGATTCATGTACTCATGGTCTCCGATTTCAATCCAGCCTTCGGGGAGTGTCCCTTCTTCCTCCTCCTCTTCCGCATAGTCATCCGTATCGAAGACTTCTTGTCCTGAGCCGAGCACCTGCGTGTGAAAAACTATGCCTGCAAGCAAGAGGACAGCGGCAAGCGCCGCGAGCACAAAGTGCCTGCGAAGTTTCATAAGAGCTCTCCTTTCCTGTAATAAACGACGGTACCAAAGATAGAGTAACACAGTCAGAAAAAAATGAATCGACTGACAATATTCAGACAATTACCGCCGGAAAAAGCAAAACTTGCGGGGATGCACATGGTATAATGGACGCAGGAAAAGTCATTTTGACGGTGAAAGCGAGGAAAAATGCATGCAGATTCGTGAGATTCACAGTTTGTATTTCAGCCCGACGGGCGGGACGGCAAAGTATGCGCGGGCCATGGCGGAGGGAGCGGCGGAGGCTCTGGCCTGTCCCGCGGAAATAAGCTCCTTTACCCTGCCCCGGGAGCGGGAAGAAGTGCGTCATTTTTCGAGCGATGAGCTCTTAATCATCGGTTCCCCGACCTATGCGGGCAAGCTCCCGAATAAGATACTGCCGGATTTTCAGGAGAAGCTTCGCGGGGAGCATACACCTGTTCTTCTGTTTGTGACCTACGGAAACCGGAATTTCGACAACAGCCTTGCGGAGCTTTTGTCCGTGCTTCGGGCAAACGGTTTTCTGCCGCTTGCGGCAGCTGCCTTTGCCTGCCGCCACGCGTTTTCGGACCGCATTTGCCCCGAGAGACCGCGCGCCGAGGAACTCGCGGCGGCTCAAAGCTTTGCGGCGCGCGCGGCGGAGGCATTGAAGACTGCGGAGCGCGCGGCGTTGGAGACTGCTTCCCTTGCATTCGCCGTGCCGGGCGATGCCGAGGCGCCCTACTATGTGCCGAAGGGGGAAGACGGTTCCCCCGCCAAATTCCTGAAGGCAAAGCCGCTCACGGATCTTTCGAAGTGCCTGCACTGCGGCGCCTGTGCGGCGCACTGTCCCATGGGATCGATTGACAGCTCGGACACCTCGAAGGTTCCGGGCATTTGCATTAAGTGTCAGGCCTGCGTGCGGGGCTGCAAGCAGGGCGCCAAGTATTTTGAGGATGCCGCGTTCTTATCCCATGTGCGCATGCTCGAACAGAACTTTGCGACGCCGGAGAAGGAGAATTTATACCTATCCGCATTCTGAGAGAAGAAGAGAGATAAGCGCCGTTGCCTTGGGCGGTAAAACAGAATGCAGAGTGCTGTCTGTTTGCGGCGAAATATGTTTGTATGAAAAATCCGGAGCGACAAAACAGACAAGGGGAAAGCAGCGCAGCGTGATTGTTGCCGCAGCTTGTGTTATGTGTGGCTGTGGGGAAAGGCAGAGAGAGGCTGGGCTATCGGAATAAGGGAGATGTCATGAAGCGATATAGGGCGTAGACAGCGATAGGCTTCCGCTGTCTACGCGGAAAAGCGCCGATACGTTTTCTGCGTACCTTTACAGCGGCGCACCTCCGCCGAGCAGGCGCTTTACAAAGCAGTCCAGGACCCTGGCGGTCATGCCCCAGATTAAGGGCTCGGTGTCCGGGTAGAGCGGAATATCGTACTCGCGGACGGCAAAGGGGTAGTTCCTGCCGCCCTCGATTCTGTCATAGGGAAAGTTTTCAATCGGACGGGCAACAAAACTCCCCTTATAGTGTTCGGCGCGGTGGGTCAGGAAAAAAGAGAGCGGCAGGGTGAAGACCCGATCCACCTCGGCGGGGGAAAAGCTGCCGCGGTAGTCCTTCAGTTCCGCCGCAAAGGCGTAGATCTTCTGTCCGGAGGGACCGCTCACAATGCCGATTTCACCGAGCAGGGAGAGCTGAGCTTCCTCGAGTAAGAGTTCTTCCCGTGCTTCACGGAGAGCGGCTTCGAGCGCCGTCTCGCCTTCCTCGATGCCGCCGCCCGGAAGCGCAATGTCGCCGGGCTGGTGGCGGAGCGAGAGGGCGCGGCGCTCAAAGAGGATAAAGAGTTCTCCTTTTCTTTCGATGAGGGGAAGGAGGACGGCGGCCTCGCGTTCTTTTTTGTGCGGCGCAGGGCTGCGTTGCAGCGCGCTGCGGATATCGTTCAGATGGAAATGCATGGCAATCCTTTCCCGGTGCTTGACAAAGCAGAGATAACGTCATAAAATAAAACGAGCTTTCAAATTCGAAGTGCACAGTCGGCGGCAGTGGCCCTCTCGGGTCACATGCCGCCGTTCCTGCTAGTGAAACTGCGGCTCGAGTTTGTCGGCATTATAACATAAGGAGGAGAGACATGAAATTCAAACGTTGGATGGCAATGGCAACTGCGGCGGTGCTGGCAATCGGCACCTTGGCGGGTTGCGCACAGGGTGAAAAGAAGGCGGAGACAACTGCGGCAAGCAGTGCGGAGAGCAGTGCAGCGGCAAGCGGAAAGCACTTAAAAATCGTAGCGACCATTTTCCCGGAGTATGACTGGGTGCGGCAGATTCTCGGCGACGAGGCAAAGAACGCAGACCTCACGCTGCTCCTCGACAACGGCGTTGATTTGCACAGCTATCAGCCGACTGCCGACGATATCGCAAAGATTTCGGAGTGCGATCTCTTTATCTATGTGGGCGGAGAGTCGGACGGCTGGGTGCAGGATGCCCTGAAAGAAGGAAAGAATCCGGACCGCAAAGTCATTAACCTCCTTGAGGCGCTCGGCAACAACACGAAGGAAGAAGAAGTGGTCGAGGGCATGCAGGCAGAGGAAGAGGAGCACGAGAGCACGGCTGCGGGTGAAAGTGCGGCGGCCGGTGAGAGCTCCGAGGCCGAGGAGGAAGAAGGACCGGAGTACGATGAGCACGTTTGGCTTTCGCTTCGCAATGCGAGAGAGCTCTGCGAGACCATTGCCGAGGACTTAAAGAGTCTTGACAGCGCAAATGCATCGGTCTACGATGCGAACTTAAAGAAGTACGAGGGTGAGCTCGATGCGCTGGATCAGCAGTATCAGCAGACGATTAATGCCGCGGGCAATAAGACCCTGCTCTTCGGTGATCGCTTCCCCTTCCGCTATCTGGTCGACGACTAC encodes the following:
- a CDS encoding aminopeptidase; this encodes MADKELSKGKQLEKELCWEYPNIAKKAPEQREKAYEFAKGYMEFLGSCKTERECVKFAEKMFLEAGYERFDSKKKYKAGDKVFSTNRGKAMAITVFGTRSLADGVRINGAHIDSPRIDLRPNPLYESNDIALFKTHYYGGIKKYQWGSMPLAMHGVVVKKDGTTVEITIGEDPSDPVLYITDLLIHLSKQQMQRPLSEGLRGEELNIVLGTTPYPDEDVKEPFRLEVLRYLNEKYGITERDFARAEIEFVPAAKPRDIGLDRSLVGGYGQDDRVCAYAALMAQLATENPEYTTVTILTDKEEIGSNGNTGSESNFLYDYIGYLAQAEGVDLKDVLAHSACLSADVNGAYDPTFADAFEAKNSSYLNRGVVLTKYTGSGGKFGASDASAEFMAKVIDIMDANGVYWQIGELGKLDLGGGGTIAGDVARLNVDVVDLGVAVLSMHSPFEVTSKLDIYNMYLAFKAFYPEV
- the tig gene encoding trigger factor; this encodes MRMRFSPKKLLLMTGLAAMALSFAACGKKEAKTASDASKSTVAESADSNLPKEPKSYGSVKLGKYEGVEITTHEVSVSDEEVESYIQNMLENSQNLTEVDRPAAEGDVLNIDYEGKKDGVAFDGGTAQGQNLELGSHSFIDGFEEGLIGATKGEKRTLNLTFPADYHAAELAGQSVTFDVTVNSVQEKTQPELTDEWVAKTTNNAQTTVDAYRAEIKSQLLAQKEKNERNQELTAGLDAVMNSSTFEVNDEAKAYEAAVQKERMNKQLSQYGLTLESYLQMTSMTQESYDQQMLEAGENVAKVKLMVDEIAKKEKLKLDDAAYKALEDSYGYSKDMLVSILGQEQVDLQARELQVANFILDKANKVQASETETSASAEAGAETAAAESGAESAAAEAGAESGAAEESTAQP
- a CDS encoding Cof-type HAD-IIB family hydrolase, coding for MNQKLFFFDVDGTLVDDKSKEIPQSAVTAIRSLREAGHLVYLNSGRTLCLLEYEMERFGISCAVCGCGTEIIADGNVLLEQRIPHERGVELRELLRELKLDAILEAQEAIYFSDRPFENEALMEKLLKYVSGFAETEVNALEDRSFLFEKFCVQTTPGGKRDPRIETLIRATPDFEGIARGRGFYEFVPKGYTKGKAVNLLMERFSIAPEDCYVFGDSVNDLTMFQSKAAHRIAMGEHDRELEAYASYITDNVGADGVAKALRALQVLER
- the cysE gene encoding serine O-acetyltransferase, which produces MLLRDIIADVRATQERDPAARSFFEVLFLYQGVHALIAYRIAHWFWKRKHYFIARFISQLSRFMTLIEIHPGAKLGKGILIDHGTGVVIGETAEVGDNCTIYQGVTLGGVGTKKGKRHPTIGNNVTIGAGAKILGSFEVGDNCKIAANAVLLKPLQADSTAAGIPARPVRVGGKSVKKTAHAYSADLGELQEKVETLQQQVDELQRELAENKDESEKRGA
- a CDS encoding GIY-YIG nuclease family protein; this encodes MRAKSEVPEGAGSAAEGEETAYVYLLLCGDGSYYCGYTVDMERRLAAHRSGKGAKYTRARGPLRLVYLERLASRGEALRREAAIKKLSRAAKEALLTEPCNLVKGGEDGNHL
- a CDS encoding RluA family pseudouridine synthase, which gives rise to MEIIYEDAEVLVAVKPAGVESEEARGLAPDMVNLVRKHLAGTEKGMPYVGLIRRLDKPVAGLMLFGKTPAAAAALSKELQAQKTEKRYRALILGKPAEKSGSFTDWILQDKKENISRVVPKGSAGAKEARLNYRVLRSKFIGGKQVTEVEAELLTGRRHQIRLQFAARNLPILGDLKYGVSFPEQESLFSYGGLCLAATTLGFTHPKTRKRLCFHWEPAFKLAP
- a CDS encoding sodium ion-translocating decarboxylase subunit beta, yielding MDFLLEGIRAVTWQQGVMYAVGIILIWLAINKEYEPSLLLPMGFGAIMVNLPMSGVLDQLVQGKVPAAGIIEWLYKVGIESSEMMPLLLFIGIGAMIDFGPLLSQPFYFLFGAAAQFGIFAVIFAATLLGFDLKDAASIGIIGAADGPTSILVSQVLNSSYIGPIAVAAYSYMALVPIIQPFAIKLVTTKKERQIRMSYNAKAIPKSTRIAFPIAVTMIVGFISPQSVALVGFLMFGNLLRECGVLNTLSQTAQDQLVNLITLLLGITISFSMQAEQFVNLQTLMILGLGLVAFVFDTMAGVLFAKLVNVVLAIMKKPLINPMIGGCGISAFPMSSRVVQKLANEESKGNIILMQAAGTNVAGQVASVIAGGLVISIVSRYL
- a CDS encoding O-acetylhomoserine aminocarboxypropyltransferase/cysteine synthase family protein → MSEQRKYRFETLQLHVGQENPDPATDARAVPIYQTTSYVFRNAQHAADRFGLRDAGNIYGRLTNSTQDVFEKRIAALEGGSAALAVASGAAAITYTFQALAQAGDHIVAQKTIYGGTYNLLAHTLKQFGVETTFVDAHNLAELEGAIRPNTKAVYIETLGNPNSDIPDIDAIAEIAHKHGLPLVADNTFGTPYLIRPFEHGADIVVHSATKFIGGHGTTLGGIIVDGGSYDWKKSGKFPNIADPNPSYHGASFADVAGPAAFVTYIRAILLRDEGGAISPFNAFLLLQGTETLSLRVERHVENALKVVEFLKKHPQVEKVNHPSLADHPDHALYQKYFPNGGSSIFTFNIKGGQKEAFAFIDNLKIFSLLANVADAKSLVIHPATTTHSQLNEAELADQGIQQNTIRLSIGIENIDDILADLEAGFAAAK
- a CDS encoding 4Fe-4S binding protein, with protein sequence MQIREIHSLYFSPTGGTAKYARAMAEGAAEALACPAEISSFTLPREREEVRHFSSDELLIIGSPTYAGKLPNKILPDFQEKLRGEHTPVLLFVTYGNRNFDNSLAELLSVLRANGFLPLAAAAFACRHAFSDRICPERPRAEELAAAQSFAARAAEALKTAERAALETASLAFAVPGDAEAPYYVPKGEDGSPAKFLKAKPLTDLSKCLHCGACAAHCPMGSIDSSDTSKVPGICIKCQACVRGCKQGAKYFEDAAFLSHVRMLEQNFATPEKENLYLSAF
- a CDS encoding NUDIX hydrolase → MHFHLNDIRSALQRSPAPHKKEREAAVLLPLIERKGELFILFERRALSLRHQPGDIALPGGGIEEGETALEAALREAREELLLEEAQLSLLGEIGIVSGPSGQKIYAFAAELKDYRGSFSPAEVDRVFTLPLSFFLTHRAEHYKGSFVARPIENFPYDRIEGGRNYPFAVREYDIPLYPDTEPLIWGMTARVLDCFVKRLLGGGAPL
- a CDS encoding metal ABC transporter substrate-binding protein, yielding MKFKRWMAMATAAVLAIGTLAGCAQGEKKAETTAASSAESSAAASGKHLKIVATIFPEYDWVRQILGDEAKNADLTLLLDNGVDLHSYQPTADDIAKISECDLFIYVGGESDGWVQDALKEGKNPDRKVINLLEALGNNTKEEEVVEGMQAEEEEHESTAAGESAAAGESSEAEEEEGPEYDEHVWLSLRNARELCETIAEDLKSLDSANASVYDANLKKYEGELDALDQQYQQTINAAGNKTLLFGDRFPFRYLVDDYGLKYYAAFVGCSAETEASFETVSFLAKKMDELGLKHVMTIEGPDKKIAATIIENTKDKNQDVLALNSMQSVTSKDIEAGETYLGVMQQNLEVLKKALQ